In Haloarchaeobius litoreus, the following are encoded in one genomic region:
- a CDS encoding DUF5794 domain-containing protein, which produces MSPATHPIAARLEALVGGDAKLLATVMGLPLVDGIFPALVLAGALDGPLNVLQVGLLVFGGSATVAVVLAEMDGTRRETVTTVAAVGIGIVALATVEAALAPTIESVLDIATFERAAALVVLAVAAKTASARVGEYLPRPAVVVGLGLLVSLDLSDPRFEVVLEPELVAAAAAAAAVGAGFALAVAVAGPHLRRRMDVDRFRFGSAVALGLLALSILGLQVGSAPLAVVGVAALFALEPGCADDCPDEPTRDSTAHAEAAD; this is translated from the coding sequence ATGAGCCCGGCCACCCACCCCATCGCCGCCCGTCTCGAGGCTCTCGTCGGCGGCGACGCGAAGCTCCTCGCTACCGTCATGGGCCTCCCGCTCGTCGACGGCATCTTCCCTGCGCTCGTCCTCGCCGGCGCACTGGACGGCCCGCTGAACGTCCTCCAGGTCGGCCTGCTCGTCTTCGGCGGCAGCGCGACCGTCGCCGTCGTCCTCGCCGAGATGGACGGCACCCGACGCGAGACTGTGACGACCGTCGCTGCCGTCGGCATCGGCATCGTCGCCCTCGCAACCGTCGAGGCCGCCCTCGCACCCACCATCGAGAGCGTCCTCGACATCGCCACGTTCGAGCGCGCCGCCGCACTGGTCGTGCTCGCCGTCGCCGCCAAGACCGCGTCCGCTCGGGTCGGAGAGTACCTCCCCCGCCCCGCGGTCGTCGTCGGCCTCGGCCTCCTCGTGAGCCTCGACCTCTCCGACCCCCGGTTCGAGGTCGTCCTCGAACCGGAACTCGTCGCCGCCGCTGCCGCTGCCGCCGCCGTCGGTGCTGGTTTCGCGCTCGCCGTCGCCGTCGCCGGCCCCCACCTGCGTCGCCGCATGGACGTCGACCGCTTCCGCTTCGGCAGCGCGGTCGCCCTCGGCCTCCTCGCACTCTCCATCCTTGGGCTGCAGGTCGGCTCGGCCCCCCTCGCCGTCGTCGGCGTCGCCGCACTGTTCGCGCTCGAACCCGGCTGCGCCGACGACTGCCCGGACGAGCCCACCCGCGACTCGACCGCCCACGCCGAAGCCGCCGACTGA
- a CDS encoding DUF5795 family protein, translated as MPDNRVVQGRMVTPKKLAELVEGDSVMEAEPIADADRECPDCGGAVLEVVYMPSVTELVTGYKCQDCDWADDDRD; from the coding sequence ATGCCAGACAACCGCGTCGTCCAGGGCCGGATGGTCACCCCGAAGAAACTCGCCGAGCTCGTCGAAGGTGATTCCGTCATGGAGGCCGAACCCATCGCCGACGCCGACCGCGAGTGCCCCGACTGTGGCGGTGCCGTCCTCGAGGTCGTCTACATGCCGAGTGTCACCGAACTCGTCACCGGCTACAAGTGCCAGGACTGCGACTGGGCCGACGACGACCGCGACTGA
- a CDS encoding SWIM zinc finger family protein translates to MPRQLDFEAERDRGGDSWERADPRAALIEQFGRYGYRVTLPGGSVHHLALGHDSGAYEGRCDCRGFEYQDGPCAHLCTVRKAVDLALTDDQDQPVSIQPMTDETIRVDPDAQVDRVRTDGGVRR, encoded by the coding sequence ATGCCCCGCCAGCTCGACTTCGAAGCCGAACGCGACCGCGGCGGCGACTCCTGGGAGCGAGCCGACCCACGCGCCGCGCTCATAGAGCAGTTCGGCCGCTACGGGTATCGCGTGACCCTTCCCGGCGGCTCGGTCCATCACCTCGCCCTCGGCCACGACAGCGGCGCCTACGAAGGCCGGTGTGACTGCCGGGGCTTCGAGTACCAGGACGGTCCCTGCGCTCACCTCTGCACCGTCCGCAAGGCCGTCGATCTCGCGCTAACCGACGACCAGGACCAGCCCGTCAGTATTCAGCCCATGACCGACGAGACGATCCGCGTCGACCCCGACGCGCAAGTCGACCGGGTGCGGACCGACGGAGGTGTTCGACGGTGA